The following are encoded in a window of Panthera leo isolate Ple1 chromosome B2, P.leo_Ple1_pat1.1, whole genome shotgun sequence genomic DNA:
- the RBM24 gene encoding RNA-binding protein 24, with the protein MHTTQKDTTYTKIFVGGLPYHTTDASLRKYFEVFGEIEEAVVITDRQTGKSRGYGFVTMADRAAAERACKDPNPIIDGRKANVNLAYLGAKPRIMQPGFAFGVQQLHPALIQRPFGIPAHYVYPQAFVQPGVVIPHVQPTAAAASTTPYIDYTGAAYAQYSAAAAAAAAAAAYDQYPYAASPAAAGYVTAGGYGYAVQQPITAAAPGTAAAAAAAAAAAAAFGQYQPQQLQTDRMQ; encoded by the exons ATGCACACGACCCAGAAGGACACGACGTACACCAAGATCTTCGTCGGGGGGCTGCCCTACCACACCACCGACGCCAGCCTGCGCAAGTACTTCGAGGTCTTCGGCGAGATCGAGGAGGCGGTGGTCATCACCGACCGGCAGACGGGCAAGTCCCGGGGCTACGGATTT GTCACCATGGCTGACCGAGCTGCTGCGGAAAGAGCTTGCAAGGATCCCAACCCCATCATTGATGGCAGGAAAGCCAATGTGAATCTGGCATATTTGGGAGCAAAACCAAGGATCATGCAACCAG GTTTTGCCTTTGGTGTTCAACAACTTCATCCAGCCCTTATACAAAGACCTTTTGG GATCCCCGCCCACTACGTGTACCCGCAGGCTTTCGTGCAGCCCGGCGTGGTCATCCCGCACGTGCAGCCCACCGCGGCCGCCGCCTCCACCACCCCCTACATCGACTACACGGGCGCCGCGTACGCCCAGTACtcggcggccgccgccgccgccgccgccgccgccgcctacGACCAGTACCCGTACGCGGCGTCGCCGGCCGCCGCGGGCTACGTCACCGCCGGGGGCTACGGCTACGCCGTGCAGCAGCCAATCACCGCCGCCGCCCCCGGcacggccgccgccgccgccgccgccgcggccgccgccgccgccttcgGCCAGTACCAGCCGCAGCAGCTGCAGACCGACCGCATGCAGTAG